A window of Hordeum vulgare subsp. vulgare chromosome 5H, MorexV3_pseudomolecules_assembly, whole genome shotgun sequence genomic DNA:
CACACACCAAGGCAACGAGACCCAAGATCGCTCCTTCCATGGGGACCGTGTTGACCCAACACCAAGGCAACGGCGTCGGGGACAACGCTATGCCCGACCTGGAGATGGGCCAATCCACCTTGGAGATCGATCAATCCACCATAATCAACATACTGCACTCCATGCTACCCTCTGCTTCGCCACCAGCGGTGCCACAGCTGGGGCGCACGCTGTGGTGGCTGGGCTCCCTCACCCTTGTCCTGGCCCTCACCACCGTGCTCCACCTGCCAGCCGCCGGACCTGTCTTCGCCCAATACAAGGCAGC
This region includes:
- the LOC123395142 gene encoding uncharacterized protein LOC123395142 isoform X3 gives rise to the protein MPDLEMGQSTLEIDQSTIINILHSMLPSASPPAVPQLGRTLWWLGSLTLVLALTTVLHLPAAGPVFAQYKAAYYTILAFVLFVAVPVELATAFFLPSHSRDGRLRVFAWNAILGS
- the LOC123395142 gene encoding uncharacterized protein LOC123395142 isoform X4; translated protein: MPDLEMGQSTLEIDQSTIINILHSMLPSASPPAVPQLGRTLWWLGSLTLVLALTTVLHLPAAGPVFAQYKAAYYTILAFVLFVAVPVELATAFFLPSHSRDGRLRVFAWVS
- the LOC123395142 gene encoding uncharacterized protein LOC123395142 isoform X2, which translates into the protein MPDLEMGQSTLEIDQSTIINILHSMLPSASPPAVPQLGRTLWWLGSLTLVLALTTVLHLPAAGPVFAQYKAAYYTILAFVLFVAVPVELATAFFLPSHSRDGRLRVFAWYLLPCAYVVLLLVISECYSWKLVL